Genomic window (Chryseobacterium sp. H1D6B):
CCTGCTGGTATAATCCTGCTTTCTTCAACTGTTTTTTAAATTCTTCATAGATTCTCTCATTGGTAATATCCAATAGAGTTTGATTGTCATTTTTTAGATGCCGGACTTCGGCTTCAGATGAAAAAATAAAATGTTCTATATCTGATTTCACTTGTTTTGTAAACGGAATGGCTCTTCGTTTTTTGCCTTTTCCTTTCCGGACATACAAAAGACAGTTCTCTAAATCGATGTCTTTTAACGACAGCTCTAC
Coding sequences:
- a CDS encoding tyrosine-type recombinase/integrase, coding for VELSLKDIDLENCLLYVRKGKGKKRRAIPFTKQVKSDIEHFIFSSEAEVRHLKNDNQTLLDITNERIYEEFKKQLKKAGLYQQGFTLHCLRHTIATQLLEQGMELEKVRDFLGHQYLSTTQIYTRINYGTGTISTQ